The following nucleotide sequence is from Flavobacterium sp. N1736.
TTTGGACATCCGGTGGCGAATGATGTATCTGAAGGAAAAGCCGATTTTGGAATTGTTATCTGCGGAAGCGGAAACGGAATTGCAATGACGGTTAACAAACACCCGAAAGTAAGAGCTGGTTTATGCTGGACTAAAGAAATCGCTTATTTGACACGTTTGCATAATGATGCTAATATTGTAAGTATTCCGGCGCGTTTTACATCGATTCCGCAAGCGGTAGAAATTGTTGAAACGTTTTTAGCAACTGCTTTTGAAGGTGGAAGACACCAA
It contains:
- the rpiB gene encoding ribose 5-phosphate isomerase B; its protein translation is MKISIGNDHAGPDYKKAIVTMLKAKGYEVTNYGTDSEDSVDYPDFGHPVANDVSEGKADFGIVICGSGNGIAMTVNKHPKVRAGLCWTKEIAYLTRLHNDANIVSIPARFTSIPQAVEIVETFLATAFEGGRHQNRVNKIACQ